The Lentzea guizhouensis genome contains a region encoding:
- a CDS encoding helix-turn-helix domain-containing protein — MPRGSSPTLRKRRLVSELRRLREAAGLTIEEVGERLECSASKISRIETGRVGVSPRDVRDMLTAYGADAATLEELVQLAREARRKAWWDEFGDIVPGRYVGYEADADSIRTYQGLMIPGLLQCEAYTRSLISQVLPEASAAEIDRRVRLRKARQALLSEDDPLRLHVVIDEAALRRLVGGTGVMHTQMARLLEVGAMPNVTMQVVPFSVGGYAAMDGPFVILSFPERLDPDVVYIESTRSGVYLEQSSDVNWYAEVFERLVRTALKPAESASLITEVARTLT; from the coding sequence ATGCCACGGGGTAGCAGCCCGACCCTGCGCAAGCGCCGGCTCGTGAGCGAGCTGCGGCGGTTGCGCGAAGCGGCCGGGCTGACGATCGAGGAGGTCGGAGAGCGCCTGGAGTGCTCGGCGTCCAAGATCAGCCGCATCGAGACCGGCAGGGTGGGGGTGAGCCCGCGCGACGTGCGGGACATGCTCACCGCCTACGGTGCGGACGCCGCCACGCTCGAGGAACTGGTCCAGCTGGCCAGGGAGGCCCGCCGCAAGGCGTGGTGGGACGAGTTCGGCGACATCGTGCCCGGTCGCTACGTCGGGTACGAGGCCGACGCCGACTCGATCAGGACCTACCAGGGCCTGATGATCCCCGGTCTGCTGCAGTGCGAGGCGTACACGAGGTCGTTGATCTCCCAGGTGCTCCCCGAGGCGAGTGCCGCGGAGATCGACCGGCGGGTCCGGTTGCGCAAGGCTCGGCAGGCCCTGCTGAGCGAGGACGACCCGTTGCGCCTGCACGTCGTGATCGACGAGGCCGCCCTGCGCAGGCTCGTCGGCGGCACGGGGGTGATGCACACGCAGATGGCGCGTCTCCTCGAAGTCGGTGCAATGCCGAACGTCACGATGCAGGTCGTGCCGTTCAGCGTCGGTGGTTACGCGGCGATGGACGGGCCGTTCGTCATCCTGAGCTTCCCCGAACGGCTCGACCCCGACGTGGTGTACATCGAGAGCACTAGAAGCGGCGTCTACTTGGAGCAGTCGAGTGACGTCAATTGGTACGCCGAGGTGTTCGAGCGCCTGGTGAGAACCGCCCTCAAGCCGGCGGAATCTGCATCCCTGATCACAGAGGTCGCTCGCACACTCACGTGA
- a CDS encoding DUF397 domain-containing protein: MEIALVSAGAAVRDSKNADGAQLRFGSAGWESFLSAARTGVFVG, translated from the coding sequence GTGGAGATCGCGCTCGTCTCAGCCGGTGCGGCTGTGCGTGACAGCAAGAACGCGGACGGGGCCCAGCTCCGGTTCGGTTCCGCCGGATGGGAGAGCTTCCTCTCCGCCGCGAGAACCGGCGTGTTCGTCGGCTGA
- a CDS encoding AfsR/SARP family transcriptional regulator: protein MTLGEEPLRFEVLGLLRVVRAGHELDLGAAKQRAVLAVLLLSRNTSVSRGTIIEAVWGDNVPSSAVNLVQTYVAGLRRALEPTRARRAPAELLTSVGDGYLLRVEPGALDLDVFERQVSLAHRMRVAGDLAGAAVELDDALALFRAEPLGGLSGLFADVERGRLVERRLAVVEERAELGLAIGQGPELVSQLTSLVADHPLRERGHGLLMRALVQAGRQAEALAAYREARRVLIDELGVEPGPELRRVHQAVLAGDSPEPERAPVRLPAQPAPEPVVTVPAQLPRAPVALIGRDEELALMDSLLRAHDGPVLLVTGPAGVGKTALALHWAHRVREEFPDGQLYVDVHGYDPNREPLEIGEVLNRFLRALGVPAGDTPVSVDERSALLRTLLADRRMLVMLDNVRGSGDLLPLLPGAPSCVVVTSRRRLVGLVAQVEAKLIELDMLTTDAAVDVLGRIAGRADVEAAALRSLAELCDGLPLALRIAAARLAVSPKLRVAELVEELQDEHGRLAALGLEDGEGPVRAALDASRRALPPVPARLLPVIGLHPGADLTPHVVAAMGEISLVEAHRALEALAAANLLSVSEPGRLVAHDMVRVYAKTLAGELSEPERRAATGRMLDYYLHCADLADGLLPINRGSVLVAPEHRPAAVPSLTGPSDAMAWFDAERANLIAATEHAAVSGWHVHAWQLPYTLSRYLWLRTERETSLRITQAALAAANALGDDDARFVMQFNLGVALLQVERKEEALAAHRGALEVARRKADVHQQARALTTVAGTLMDLGRTEEAEAHYREAMEVSRIAGSKWAEANAHHHLGLLYLANHRYDDAMPWLRVALRMYHEVGEQCGEAACHVDLSTALLETGDTEGALSSARTALAVACDAVSPYHQALAHDRLAAVFDRLGAAGAAAHWQRALALFTELGAPEADGIRARLARARVVTVG from the coding sequence GTGACACTCGGCGAGGAGCCCCTGCGGTTCGAGGTTCTCGGCCTTCTCCGGGTCGTTCGCGCAGGTCACGAGCTTGATCTCGGGGCGGCGAAACAACGTGCCGTGCTCGCCGTGCTGCTGCTGTCGCGCAACACCTCGGTGAGCCGGGGGACGATCATCGAGGCCGTCTGGGGCGACAACGTGCCCTCCAGCGCGGTCAACCTCGTGCAGACCTACGTCGCCGGGCTGCGGCGCGCGCTGGAACCGACCCGTGCCCGCCGGGCTCCCGCGGAGCTGCTGACGTCGGTCGGGGACGGGTACCTCCTGCGGGTCGAGCCGGGCGCGCTGGACCTCGACGTCTTCGAACGCCAGGTCTCGCTCGCGCACCGCATGAGGGTGGCCGGGGACCTGGCCGGAGCGGCGGTCGAGCTGGACGACGCGCTGGCGTTGTTCCGCGCGGAGCCGCTGGGGGGATTGTCCGGCCTCTTCGCCGACGTCGAACGCGGTCGTCTCGTGGAACGCCGTCTGGCCGTGGTCGAGGAACGCGCCGAGCTCGGTCTTGCGATCGGACAGGGGCCTGAGCTCGTTTCGCAGCTCACCTCTCTCGTGGCCGACCATCCGTTGCGGGAACGCGGTCACGGGCTCCTGATGCGCGCGTTGGTCCAGGCGGGACGGCAGGCGGAAGCCCTGGCGGCCTACCGGGAGGCGCGCCGGGTGTTGATCGACGAGCTCGGTGTGGAGCCGGGGCCGGAGCTGCGCCGGGTGCACCAGGCCGTGCTGGCGGGGGACAGCCCGGAACCGGAACGCGCGCCGGTCCGCCTACCGGCGCAACCCGCGCCCGAGCCCGTGGTGACCGTGCCCGCGCAGCTGCCGCGCGCGCCCGTCGCGTTGATCGGCCGGGACGAAGAGCTGGCGTTGATGGACTCGTTGCTGCGCGCGCACGACGGGCCCGTGCTGCTGGTGACCGGTCCGGCCGGTGTGGGCAAGACGGCGCTGGCGTTGCACTGGGCGCATCGGGTCCGCGAGGAGTTCCCGGACGGCCAGCTCTACGTCGACGTGCACGGCTACGACCCGAACCGGGAGCCGCTGGAGATCGGCGAGGTGCTCAACCGGTTCCTGCGCGCGTTGGGCGTGCCGGCCGGCGACACCCCGGTGTCGGTCGACGAACGGTCCGCGTTGCTGCGCACCCTGCTGGCGGACCGCCGGATGCTGGTGATGCTCGACAACGTCCGCGGCTCCGGCGACCTGCTGCCGCTGCTGCCGGGCGCGCCCTCGTGCGTGGTCGTGACCTCGCGCCGCCGCCTGGTCGGCCTGGTCGCCCAGGTCGAGGCGAAGCTGATCGAGCTCGACATGCTCACCACGGACGCCGCCGTCGACGTGCTGGGCCGCATCGCCGGCCGCGCCGACGTGGAGGCGGCCGCCCTGCGGTCGCTGGCCGAACTGTGCGACGGCCTGCCGCTGGCGCTGCGCATCGCCGCCGCGCGCCTGGCCGTGTCACCGAAGCTGCGTGTCGCCGAACTCGTCGAAGAGCTGCAGGACGAACACGGCCGGTTGGCCGCCCTCGGCCTGGAGGACGGCGAAGGCCCCGTGCGCGCCGCACTGGACGCGTCTCGCCGTGCGCTGCCACCGGTTCCCGCTCGCCTGTTGCCCGTCATCGGTCTGCACCCCGGCGCCGACCTGACCCCGCACGTCGTCGCCGCGATGGGCGAGATTTCCTTAGTGGAGGCCCACCGCGCACTGGAAGCGCTGGCCGCCGCGAACCTGCTCTCGGTCTCCGAACCGGGCCGCCTGGTCGCCCACGACATGGTCCGCGTCTACGCGAAGACGCTGGCGGGTGAGCTCTCCGAACCGGAACGCCGCGCCGCCACCGGCCGCATGCTCGACTACTACCTGCACTGCGCCGACCTGGCCGACGGCCTGCTCCCGATCAACCGCGGCAGCGTCCTCGTGGCCCCCGAGCACCGCCCGGCCGCCGTCCCGTCGCTGACCGGCCCGTCCGACGCCATGGCCTGGTTCGACGCCGAGCGCGCCAACCTCATCGCCGCCACCGAACACGCCGCGGTGTCCGGCTGGCACGTCCACGCCTGGCAGCTGCCGTACACGCTGTCGCGCTACCTCTGGCTGCGCACCGAACGCGAGACCTCGCTCCGCATCACCCAGGCCGCACTGGCCGCCGCGAACGCGCTCGGCGACGACGACGCCCGGTTCGTCATGCAGTTCAACCTCGGCGTGGCGCTGTTGCAGGTGGAACGCAAGGAAGAGGCGCTGGCCGCCCACCGGGGTGCCCTGGAGGTGGCCCGCCGCAAGGCGGACGTCCACCAGCAGGCCCGCGCCCTCACCACCGTCGCCGGCACCCTCATGGACCTCGGCCGCACCGAGGAGGCGGAAGCCCACTACCGCGAGGCGATGGAGGTCTCGCGCATCGCCGGTTCGAAGTGGGCGGAGGCCAACGCGCACCACCACCTCGGCCTGCTCTACCTCGCCAACCACCGCTACGACGACGCCATGCCGTGGCTGCGGGTGGCCCTGCGGATGTACCACGAGGTGGGCGAGCAGTGCGGCGAGGCGGCCTGCCACGTCGACCTCTCCACCGCACTGCTGGAAACCGGCGACACCGAGGGCGCGCTGTCCTCGGCCCGCACCGCACTGGCCGTCGCGTGTGACGCGGTGTCGCCCTACCACCAGGCTCTGGCGCACGACCGGCTCGCGGCGGTGTTCGACCGGCTGGGAGCGGCGGGCGCGGCGGCGCACTGGCAGCGGGCGCTGGCGTTGTTCACGGAGCTGGGAGCACCGGAGGCGGACGGCATCCGGGCGAGGCTGGCACGGGCGCGGGTCGTGACGGTGGGCTAG
- a CDS encoding ATP-binding protein: MARLGSGIPLVARDRELTRLRAALTNAGNGTAAAVLLAGDAGVGKTRLVDELAAAADDTLVLLGRCLDAGETGLPYLPFAEALGQLKTETAHRPALAMLLPQLALPAEREPGTEAMLAPSLIPGRRPEQDVGQLQLFDAVLGLLTELSERQRVLLVVEDLHWADASTRYLLSFLLSRLKSQRLLVVGTYRGDDLHRSHPLRPLLSELVRLPAVERLDLAPFNAADARRFVDALSDDLPQDVVQQVADRSEGNAFFAEELIAVATCDDRSSLPSALADVLLSRVERLSPEAQHVVRVASVRGRRVQHERLEEAAGMSDVALDTALRELVQHHLLVVDDSEIYTFRHALLREAVYGDLLPGERVRLHAAYAHHLAQHLDERGAAAALAHHAFQSHDHGQALTAFIKAAKEAERAGAPAESLQHLEMALNLWNAVPEAERPSDVDETVLLRRASWVAGTAGQPERAVAFGRSAKKAFAGQSPEEQAEVLLRLAQALSNLDGNDQEHREVMTAAWELVRDREASPTRARVLAGMASLLRQERRGDEAREAAERAIADGQAANAPGAVADALGTLGILDDYADRPEEARQNFERAITCAREVGAVNTELRARYYHGLLHYDRGELTAAARVYNEAGDRAQETGLTWSVFGLEIRIQQVLVHYYLGDWDYADWASEPPGMSVSSTVLARLRAANTHLTIARGQLAESERVITKLRSDWHRDSQIALITGGTGGELALWRGRPELAVERITDVLEWTRKLGGPWGLADIRIGAVGVSGYADIAAKARRKRDAQAERDAVEAGRELAEHVRLTARNGVPRSGTLGPEGRAWLALAGRGVP; the protein is encoded by the coding sequence GTGGCACGCCTAGGTTCCGGAATTCCCCTGGTCGCCCGCGACCGCGAGCTGACCCGGTTGCGCGCCGCCCTCACCAACGCGGGCAACGGCACCGCCGCCGCGGTCCTCCTCGCCGGCGACGCCGGTGTCGGCAAGACCAGGCTCGTCGACGAGCTCGCCGCTGCCGCCGACGACACGCTCGTCCTCTTGGGACGGTGTCTCGACGCGGGTGAGACCGGGCTGCCCTACCTGCCGTTCGCCGAGGCCCTGGGCCAGCTCAAGACCGAGACCGCGCACCGGCCTGCGCTCGCGATGCTCCTGCCGCAGCTGGCACTTCCGGCCGAACGCGAACCCGGCACCGAGGCGATGCTGGCGCCCAGCCTGATCCCGGGAAGGCGCCCCGAGCAGGACGTCGGGCAGCTCCAGCTCTTCGACGCGGTGCTCGGCCTGCTGACCGAGCTGTCGGAGCGGCAGCGGGTGCTGCTCGTCGTCGAGGACCTGCACTGGGCGGACGCGTCCACCCGGTACCTGCTGTCGTTCCTGTTGTCCCGCTTGAAGTCCCAGCGGCTGCTGGTGGTCGGCACCTACCGCGGTGACGACCTGCACCGCAGCCACCCGTTGCGGCCCTTGCTGTCCGAGCTCGTGCGGCTGCCCGCGGTGGAGCGGCTCGACCTCGCGCCCTTCAACGCCGCCGACGCCCGCAGGTTCGTGGACGCGTTGAGCGACGACCTGCCGCAGGACGTCGTCCAGCAGGTGGCGGACCGGTCCGAGGGCAACGCGTTCTTCGCCGAGGAGCTCATCGCGGTGGCGACGTGCGACGACCGGTCGTCGCTGCCGAGTGCGCTGGCCGACGTGCTGCTGAGCCGGGTCGAGCGGTTGAGCCCGGAGGCGCAGCACGTCGTGCGGGTCGCGTCGGTGCGCGGGCGCCGGGTGCAGCACGAGCGGCTCGAGGAAGCCGCCGGCATGAGCGACGTCGCGCTCGACACCGCGCTGCGCGAGCTCGTCCAGCACCACCTGCTCGTCGTGGACGACAGCGAGATCTACACCTTCCGGCACGCGTTGCTGCGCGAAGCCGTCTACGGGGACCTCCTTCCCGGCGAACGGGTCCGGCTGCACGCCGCGTACGCCCACCACCTCGCCCAGCACCTCGACGAACGCGGTGCCGCGGCGGCCCTGGCGCACCACGCGTTCCAGAGCCACGACCACGGGCAGGCGCTCACGGCGTTCATCAAGGCCGCCAAGGAGGCCGAACGCGCGGGTGCGCCCGCGGAGTCGTTGCAGCACCTGGAGATGGCGCTCAACCTGTGGAACGCGGTACCGGAGGCCGAGCGTCCGTCCGATGTGGACGAAACGGTGCTGCTGCGGCGGGCGTCCTGGGTCGCGGGCACGGCCGGCCAGCCGGAGCGGGCCGTGGCGTTCGGGCGCAGTGCGAAGAAGGCGTTCGCCGGGCAGTCACCGGAGGAGCAGGCGGAGGTCCTGCTGCGGCTCGCCCAGGCGTTGTCGAACCTGGACGGCAACGACCAGGAGCACCGCGAGGTCATGACGGCGGCGTGGGAGCTGGTCCGCGACCGGGAGGCGAGCCCGACGCGGGCGCGCGTGCTCGCCGGGATGGCGTCGCTGCTGCGCCAGGAACGGCGTGGCGACGAGGCACGGGAGGCCGCCGAGCGCGCCATCGCCGACGGGCAGGCGGCGAACGCGCCGGGAGCCGTGGCGGACGCACTCGGCACGCTCGGCATCCTCGACGACTACGCGGACCGGCCGGAAGAGGCCCGGCAGAACTTCGAGCGGGCGATCACGTGCGCGCGGGAGGTCGGCGCGGTCAACACCGAGCTGCGGGCCCGGTACTACCACGGCCTGCTGCACTACGACCGCGGTGAGCTCACCGCGGCCGCCCGCGTCTACAACGAGGCCGGCGACCGGGCCCAGGAGACCGGCCTGACCTGGAGCGTGTTCGGCCTGGAGATCCGCATCCAGCAGGTGCTCGTGCACTACTACCTGGGCGACTGGGACTACGCGGACTGGGCCAGCGAACCGCCGGGCATGTCCGTGTCCTCGACGGTGCTGGCCAGGTTGCGGGCCGCCAACACCCACCTCACCATCGCCCGCGGGCAGCTGGCCGAGTCCGAGCGCGTGATCACCAAGCTGCGCAGCGACTGGCACCGCGACAGCCAGATCGCGCTGATCACCGGCGGTACCGGCGGTGAGCTCGCGCTGTGGCGTGGTCGTCCGGAGCTGGCCGTCGAACGCATCACGGACGTGCTGGAGTGGACCCGCAAGCTCGGCGGCCCGTGGGGGCTCGCCGACATCAGGATCGGCGCGGTCGGCGTCTCCGGTTACGCCGACATCGCCGCCAAGGCCCGCCGCAAGCGGGACGCGCAGGCCGAGCGGGACGCCGTGGAGGCCGGCCGCGAGCTCGCCGAGCACGTCCGGCTGACCGCGCGCAACGGTGTTCCGCGCTCCGGCACGCTCGGACCGGAGGGCCGCGCCTGGCTGGCCCTCGCAGGCCGAGGAGTCCCCTGA
- a CDS encoding response regulator transcription factor has translation MAKRARITLRADAPARDEVDLFTPRERAVLELVAAGRTNREVGEELYISEKTVSVHLSRIMAKLGASRRAEAVAIAYDRGLLETP, from the coding sequence GTGGCCAAGCGCGCTCGCATCACCCTCAGGGCGGACGCACCGGCCCGGGACGAGGTCGACCTCTTCACGCCTCGGGAGCGCGCGGTGCTGGAGCTGGTGGCCGCCGGGCGCACGAACCGCGAGGTCGGCGAGGAGCTCTACATCAGCGAGAAGACGGTGTCCGTGCACCTCTCCCGGATCATGGCGAAGCTGGGGGCCTCCCGGCGTGCGGAAGCGGTGGCGATCGCGTACGACCGGGGTCTGCTCGAAACACCGTAG
- a CDS encoding ABC transporter ATP-binding protein, translated as MSALVSEVGTRTAAAAHNLVKVYGKGDTAVRALDGINVAFQAGRFTAIMGPSGSGKSTLMHCLAGLDTVDSGAIHIGQTEITKLNDKDLTKLRRDRVGFVFQAFNLLPTLTAEQNILLGLELAGRKPDREWFDTIVNVLGLRDRLTHRPTELSGGQQQRVACARALVARPEVIFADEPTGNLDSRSGAEVLDFLRMSVRKLGQTVIMVTHDPVAASYADRVVLLADGRLAGEIHQPTTESVVNALTHLGA; from the coding sequence ATGTCTGCACTGGTGTCCGAGGTCGGCACCCGGACCGCCGCGGCGGCCCACAACCTGGTGAAGGTCTACGGCAAGGGTGACACCGCGGTGCGGGCGCTCGACGGCATCAACGTCGCGTTCCAGGCCGGGCGGTTCACCGCCATCATGGGCCCGTCGGGTTCCGGCAAGTCGACGCTGATGCACTGCCTCGCGGGACTGGACACCGTCGACAGCGGTGCGATCCACATCGGACAGACCGAGATCACCAAGCTGAACGACAAGGACCTCACCAAGCTGCGCCGCGACCGCGTCGGGTTCGTCTTCCAGGCGTTCAACCTGCTGCCGACGCTGACCGCGGAGCAGAACATCCTGCTGGGCCTCGAACTGGCCGGTCGCAAGCCCGACCGGGAGTGGTTCGACACCATCGTCAACGTCCTGGGCCTGCGCGACCGGCTGACCCACCGCCCGACCGAGCTGTCCGGTGGCCAGCAGCAGCGCGTGGCCTGTGCCCGTGCCCTGGTCGCCCGTCCCGAGGTCATCTTCGCCGACGAGCCGACCGGCAACCTGGACTCGCGCAGCGGTGCCGAGGTGCTGGACTTCCTGCGCATGTCGGTCCGCAAGCTGGGCCAGACCGTGATCATGGTGACGCACGACCCGGTGGCCGCGAGCTACGCCGACCGCGTGGTGCTGCTCGCCGACGGCCGGCTCGCGGGTGAGATCCACCAGCCCACCACCGAGTCCGTCGTCAACGCCCTGACGCACCTGGGGGCGTGA
- a CDS encoding ABC transporter permease: protein MLKTILAGLRARTARLVLSSIAIALGVAFVTGTLVLGDAVEAQTRDNFARSARNVDAAVHLSENSTDRDNGIPADFVQKIRATNGVAGADAREFGSAALLGSDNKARNALVQPLPTTEKLRDFNLKEGKFPVKADEAAIDTKTAQVAKLKVGDKLKLLDEENAEHAFTIVGTYQQGASSVSMSGSDHVVVSPEGLRTVIPKQRVYEIVAVAKDGVSQQQLVDNIKGVIGAGYDVQTGEQLTKETLEQVGDAAGEIRSVLLAFAAISLVVAGMVIYNTFTILVAQRTKELALLRCVGADRSQVFRSVLAEAVFMGLAASVLGILGGLGVSAGLQAFIGSVGGPSGDDFPIRLPISWVTIAAGFGVGVVVTVLSAVLPARRATQVAPVAALRSQPDSHDDVARTGKIRIIVAALILAVGGAAVYFGLQQEKEEPALFITGGATMVLLLAVLFLGPLYVGPINSLFGKALRGVPAKLASANAGRNPKRTAATTAALMIGVTIVAMVTVVAGSGRETMLKKVDERFPADYEVTSNVYSQPLGQKFADELTKVRNVEKVAPELTASTESPQLPYAYVTGYPADAIGSLVRAETTTGPLGTLKDNEIAMREKEAKEAGLSVGSSVNLGGKDFKVVALVKDNSFGTGIVTLPAATGLLEEPLKGYQKLLVKLTPGTDITVARADLERAIASSPVAVLNSAAETKAELNGQIDQILLFIWALVGLALIIALFGIANTLTLSVLERTRESALLRALGLTRGQLRQMLVVESILMALIGAVVGVALGAGFGWLLVEAISNAEFQISYSIPFGQIGIMLGLAVVAAIIAAALPARRAAKNSVVAGMAEG from the coding sequence ATGCTGAAGACGATCCTCGCGGGCCTGCGTGCCCGCACGGCGAGGTTGGTGCTGTCCAGCATCGCCATCGCGCTCGGCGTCGCGTTCGTGACGGGCACGCTCGTGCTCGGCGACGCCGTCGAGGCCCAGACCAGGGACAACTTCGCCCGCAGCGCCCGCAACGTGGACGCCGCGGTGCACCTGTCGGAGAACAGCACCGACCGCGACAACGGCATCCCGGCCGACTTCGTCCAGAAGATCCGCGCCACCAACGGCGTGGCCGGCGCGGACGCCCGCGAGTTCGGCAGCGCGGCACTGCTCGGCAGTGACAACAAGGCCCGCAACGCGCTGGTCCAGCCGTTGCCGACGACCGAGAAGCTGCGGGACTTCAACCTCAAGGAGGGCAAGTTCCCGGTCAAGGCCGACGAGGCCGCGATCGACACCAAGACCGCCCAGGTCGCGAAGCTCAAGGTCGGCGACAAGCTGAAGCTGCTCGACGAGGAGAACGCCGAGCACGCGTTCACCATCGTCGGCACCTACCAGCAGGGCGCGAGCAGCGTGTCGATGTCCGGCAGCGACCACGTCGTGGTGTCGCCGGAGGGCCTGCGCACGGTCATCCCGAAGCAGCGCGTCTACGAGATCGTGGCGGTCGCCAAGGACGGCGTCTCGCAGCAGCAGCTCGTCGACAACATCAAGGGTGTCATCGGCGCCGGCTACGACGTGCAGACCGGTGAGCAGCTGACCAAGGAGACCCTGGAGCAGGTGGGTGATGCCGCCGGGGAGATCAGGTCGGTCCTGCTGGCGTTCGCCGCGATCTCGCTCGTCGTCGCCGGCATGGTCATCTACAACACCTTCACCATCCTGGTCGCCCAGCGCACGAAGGAGCTCGCGCTGCTGCGCTGCGTCGGCGCCGACCGCAGCCAGGTGTTCCGCAGCGTGCTCGCCGAGGCGGTCTTCATGGGCCTCGCGGCGTCGGTGCTCGGCATCCTCGGCGGACTCGGCGTCTCGGCGGGCCTGCAGGCCTTCATCGGCTCGGTCGGCGGGCCCAGCGGGGACGACTTCCCGATCCGCCTGCCGATCTCGTGGGTGACGATCGCCGCCGGTTTCGGCGTCGGCGTGGTCGTGACCGTGCTGTCGGCCGTGCTGCCCGCCCGCCGCGCCACGCAGGTCGCCCCGGTGGCCGCCCTGCGCTCGCAGCCGGACAGCCACGACGACGTCGCCCGCACCGGCAAGATCCGGATCATCGTCGCCGCGCTGATCCTGGCGGTCGGCGGTGCCGCGGTCTACTTCGGACTGCAGCAGGAGAAGGAAGAGCCCGCGCTGTTCATCACCGGCGGCGCCACGATGGTGCTGCTGCTCGCGGTGCTGTTCCTCGGCCCGCTCTACGTGGGCCCGATCAACAGCCTGTTCGGCAAGGCGCTGCGCGGTGTCCCGGCCAAGCTGGCCTCGGCCAACGCGGGCCGCAACCCGAAGCGCACGGCCGCCACCACGGCGGCGCTGATGATCGGCGTGACCATCGTCGCGATGGTGACGGTCGTGGCCGGCAGCGGCCGCGAGACGATGCTCAAGAAGGTCGACGAGCGGTTCCCGGCCGACTACGAGGTCACCTCGAACGTCTACAGCCAGCCGCTCGGCCAGAAGTTCGCCGACGAGCTCACCAAGGTCCGCAACGTCGAGAAGGTCGCGCCCGAGCTCACCGCGTCCACCGAGTCGCCGCAGCTCCCGTACGCCTACGTGACCGGCTACCCCGCGGACGCCATCGGCTCGCTGGTGCGCGCCGAGACGACCACGGGTCCGCTGGGCACGCTCAAGGACAACGAGATCGCGATGCGCGAGAAGGAGGCCAAGGAGGCCGGCCTCTCGGTCGGCTCGTCGGTGAACCTCGGCGGCAAGGACTTCAAGGTCGTCGCACTGGTCAAGGACAACAGCTTCGGCACCGGCATCGTGACCCTGCCCGCGGCCACCGGGTTGCTCGAGGAGCCGCTGAAGGGCTACCAGAAACTGCTGGTCAAGCTCACTCCTGGCACCGACATCACGGTCGCGCGGGCCGACCTGGAACGGGCCATCGCGAGCTCCCCGGTCGCGGTGCTGAACTCGGCGGCCGAGACGAAGGCCGAGCTCAACGGCCAGATCGACCAGATCCTGCTCTTCATCTGGGCGCTCGTCGGCCTGGCGCTGATCATCGCGCTCTTCGGCATCGCCAACACGCTGACGCTCTCGGTGCTGGAACGCACCCGCGAGTCCGCACTGCTGCGCGCCCTGGGCCTGACCAGGGGCCAGCTGCGGCAGATGCTGGTGGTCGAGTCGATCCTGATGGCCCTGATCGGCGCGGTCGTGGGTGTCGCACTCGGCGCCGGCTTCGGCTGGCT